In Arthrobacter sp. KBS0703, one DNA window encodes the following:
- a CDS encoding NADPH-dependent FMN reductase has translation MTRIAIVLGSTRPGRLGKAVADWVLLRAAERADARFELLDVADFDLPLLDEPLPPSLGKHEQGHTCLLYTSRCV, from the coding sequence ATGACACGGATTGCGATCGTACTGGGAAGCACCCGGCCAGGCCGGCTGGGAAAGGCGGTGGCCGACTGGGTGCTGCTGCGGGCCGCCGAACGCGCCGACGCCCGGTTCGAGCTCCTCGACGTCGCCGACTTTGACCTCCCGCTGCTGGATGAACCGCTGCCGCCGTCGCTCGGCAAGCACGAGCAGGGTCACACCTGTCTCTTATACACATCTAGATGTGTATAA